AGCAGCACCAGCACCAGCGCGCCGAGCACGAACGGCCAGCGCCGCAGGCGGCCGTCGGGACGGCGCCAGGGCCAGGAGCGGTGCCGGCCTCGTGCCGCGGGAGTGGGTTCGCGATCCATCGCGCCATACTAGGCGCCGGCCGTGCAGGCGACGCGAAAGTCCGCCGCGCTCAGAGCACTTGCGCGGTCACCGCGACGAAGTGGCAGACGCTGCCGGCGAGCACGAACAGGTGCCAGATCGCATGGAAGTAGCGCACCGTGTCGCGCTGGTAGAAGTAGGTGCCCAGCGTGTAGAACAGGCCGCCGGCCAGCAGCCAGCACAGGGTCGGGACGTCGACCGAATGCAGCAGCGGCTCGATCGCGACCACGATCAGCCAGCCCATGGCCAGGTAGAGGATGGTCGACAGCAGGCGGAAGCGGCCGGTGAAGAACAGCTTGAAGATCACCCCGGCCAGGGCGATGGTCCAGATCGCCGCGAACAGGCCCCAGCCCCACGGGCCGCGCAGGCCGATCAGGGTGAACGGCGTGT
The Xanthomonas sp. AM6 DNA segment above includes these coding regions:
- a CDS encoding hemolysin III family protein; translated protein: MHADAPPSTDWRDELASALTHGLGAVAALAGSSVLITLAAIYGDGWQLAGAIVFGVALLLLYTASTLYHAIPHPGAKARLQVLDHCAIYVLIAGTYTPFTLIGLRGPWGWGLFAAIWTIALAGVIFKLFFTGRFRLLSTILYLAMGWLIVVAIEPLLHSVDVPTLCWLLAGGLFYTLGTYFYQRDTVRYFHAIWHLFVLAGSVCHFVAVTAQVL